Proteins from a single region of Ziziphus jujuba cultivar Dongzao chromosome 1, ASM3175591v1:
- the LOC107426608 gene encoding cold-responsive protein kinase 1, with protein sequence MPRRALQQEVISPAHSKLPLMSSSSKSESSEILFFFFGGILVFIILVIIIFIFWKLKPAEFKKLLARTRRRPASPDFFSGNLRTISYFDFQTLKKATKNFHPGYLLGRGGFGPVYRGKLADGRLIAVKQLSLDKSQQGEPEFLAEVRMITSIQHKNLVRLLGCCSDGPQRLLVYEYMTNRSLDLIIYGKNGQFLNWNTRFRIIIGVARGLQYLHEDSPLRIVHRDIKASNILLDGKFQPRIGDFGLARFFPEDQAYLSTTFAGTLGYSAPEYAIRGELSEKADIYSFGVLVLEIISCRKNTDLTLPSEMQYLPEYAWKLYEKSKVIDLVDPRMREDGFVEKDVLQAINVAFLCLQPHPNLRPPMSEIVAMLTCKVEMPGTPMEPAFLDRRRKEEKNLSWDTISEPFPSPPQSDSTSLPRPPN encoded by the exons ATGCCTCGCCGAGCTCTGCAACAGGAAG TGATCTCTCCAGCACACTCTAAACTTCCGTTAATGAGCTCTTCATCGAAATCAGAGTCTTCAGaaatcttattctttttctttggtggAATACTCGTGTTTATAATAttggttattattatattcatcTTTTGGAAATTAAAACCGGCAGAGTTTAAGAAGCTGCTAGCAAGAACCAGAAGGAGACCAG CATCTCCAGACTTCTTTAGTGGCAACCTTCGAACAATAAGCTATTTTGACTTTCAGACATTGAAGAAAGCAACAAAGAACTTTCATCCCGGTTATCTCCTTGGAAGAGGTGGATTTGGACCTGTTTATCGG GGAAAATTAGCAGATGGGAGGTTGATTGCAGTGAAGCAATTGTCTCTTGACAAGTCCCAACAAGGAGAACCAGAATTTCTTGCGGAGGTGAGAATGATCACTAGCATCCAACATAAGAATTTGGTTCGTCTCCTTGGATGTTGCTCAGATGGGCCTCAACGGCTACTTGTATATGAATACATGACAAACAGGAGTTTGGATCTCATAATTTATG GAAAAAATGGTCAGTTCCTGAACTGGAACACTAGGTTTCGAATAATTATAGGTGTTGCTCGAGGGTTGCAGTACCTGCATGAGGATTCACCTCTAAGAATTGTTCACAGAGATATCAAAGCAAGCAACATTCTTCTTGATGGAAAATTTCAACCAAGGATTGGAGATTTTGGGCTGGCCAGGTTCTTCCCTGAAGACCAAGCTTATTTGAGTACTACATTTGCCGGAACTTT AGGTTATTCAGCACCGGAATATGCTATTCGGGGAGAATTGTCTGAAAAGGCGGACATATATAGTTTTGGAGTACTTGTTCTCGAGATTATTAGCTGCAGGAAAAACACAGATCTCACTTTGCCATCAGAAATGCAATACCTCCCTGAATAT GCATGGAAGCTGTATGAAAAGTCGAAAGTGATTGATCTGGTAGATCCAAGAATGAGAGAAGATGGATTTGTGGAAAAGGATGTTCTGCAGGCAATAAATGTGGCATTCCTATGCCTTCAACCTCATCCAAATCTTAGACCCCCCATGTCAGAGATTGTAGCAATGCTGACATGCAAAGTGGAAATGCCTGGAACACCTATGGAACCGGCATTTTTGGATCGAAGGCGTAAGGAGGAGAAGAACCTTTCTTGGGATACAATTTCTGAACCTTTCCCTTCTCCCCCTCAAAGTGATTCCACTTCTTTACCTAGACCACCAAACTAG